One segment of Erigeron canadensis isolate Cc75 chromosome 2, C_canadensis_v1, whole genome shotgun sequence DNA contains the following:
- the LOC122589783 gene encoding LOB domain-containing protein 41, producing the protein MRMSCNGCRVLRKGCSENCSIRPCLQWINSAESQANATVFLAKFYGRAGLMNLINAGPPHLRPAIFRSLLYEACGRIVNPIYGSVGLLWSGSWLLCQNAVEAVLNGAPITQITSDTAETNNGPPFKAYDIRHISKETNNNSSCSTDHLHRVVKTRGRFKRSGTKPNRVCFVGSSEEDESGVHQNEENMNNNINNNNDLSSHDESALSHQSEAAAGELMEESLGSAETSFFKKPSEEEEAEAEVAGNKIELELRLGNEPLVDRGGKVKEVVLAADHPDDAGADVDLRLDYVV; encoded by the exons atgCGTATGAGTTGTAATGGATGCCGGGTACTTCGGAAAGGGTGTAGTGAAAACTGTAGCATTAGACCTTGTTTGCAGTGGATAAACTCGGCTGAATCGCAGGCGAATGCTACTGTTTTTCTGGCTAAGTTTTATGGGCGGGCTGGACTCATGAACCTCATCAACGCTGGCCCTCCCCACCTTCGTCCTG CGATATTTCGATCACTGTTATACGAGGCATGTGGACGGATAGTGAATCCAATATACGGGTCAGTCGGGTTATTATGGTCTGGAAGTTGGCTACTCTGTCAAAACGCAGTTGAAGCCGTATTAAATGGAGCTCCGATAACCCAAATAACATCCGATACAGCCGAAACAAATAACGGCCCACCTTTCAAAGCATATGATATCCGTCACATTTCTAAAGAAACCAACAACAACTCGTCCTGTTCGACCGATCATCTTCACCGGGTTGTTAAAACCCGGGGCCGGTTCAAAAGGTCCGGTACAAAACCGAACCGGGTTTGTTTTGTTGGTTCAAGTGAAGAAGATGAGTCAGGTGTTCAtcaaaatgaagaaaatatgaataataatattaataataataatgatttgtCGAGCCATGATGAGTCGGCTTTGAGCCATCAGTCGGAGGCGGCTGCTGGTGAGTTGATGGAGGAAAGCTTGGGTTCAGCCGAGACGTCGTTTTTTAAGAAGCcgagtgaagaagaagaagccgAAGCCGAGGTGGCTGGGAATAAGATTGAGCTGGAGCTGAGGCTTGGAAATGAGCCGCTGGTTGATAGGGGAGGTAAAGTGAAAGAAGTGGTTTTAGCTGCTGACCACCCTGATGATGCTGGTGCTGACGTGGATCTTAGGCTTGATTATGTAGTGTAA
- the LOC122588474 gene encoding KH domain-containing protein At4g18375-like: MDGNRRPSFKKRPNPNFNKGGNKRGKFNDQNSESSQGSETVYRILCPSRKIGSVIGKGGGIIKVLREETQAKITVAESVPGSDERVVMVYSPSTMLPVKNDNNNNHENDDMELHCAAQDALLRVHDRIVDEDIKDGNDNMVVARLLVPNNTVGCLLGKKGDVIQRLRSETGASIRVMPTDQLPACAMSTDELVQISAKPDVAKGALYQVSTLLHQNPRKDKPPSRSQISGGQGLHRSGPTFENMPPMNLMQSERGPNARGAPSAPWMGGFGNEPSRFGPNGYGGDISAALIEETPTEFSIKLLCSAAKIGGVIGKGGSNVRQLQQDTGTNIHVDEASSESEERVIRVSSLEALTIPRSQTIDAVRFLQDKTSEHNEKGLITTRLLIPSSKVGCIIGQGGQVINEMRRRTKADIRVYSKEEKPKCAGEDEELVQVSGSYSVAKDALTEIASRYRARCLRDMQTGTEPAPASGYMPRGNLASEGPSPSGVIRGGRPGGYETFQGVGRHFEPRGYPAPPPREYEPHGYSAPPPREYEPHGYPVPPRASGYPGAVDMKMPNSGRGSGMGPGVHNTSEATETRLQDPYAVGAEPAAEMHGSQHLNASHGADVYQGYTGPGGQNRPPQAPYHDNYGTQQGPFPDMNPSHTSYNSTTTTTTSTHPPYPPQQGHYPESAYQYGH, translated from the exons ATGGATGGGAACAGGCGACCCTCCTTCAAGAAACGCCCTAACCCCAATTTTAATAAGGGTGGTAATAAAAGAGGGAAATTTAATGATCAAAATTCAGAAAGCTCCCAGGGTTCAGAGACTGTCTACCGAATTCTTTGTCCGTCTAGAAAAATTGGTAGTGTAATTGGAAAAGGTGGAGGAATTATCAAAGTCTTGCGAGAAGAGACCCAAGCTAAGATTACGGTTGCCGAATCAGTTCCTGGTTCAGACGAAAGAGTAGTTATGGTTTATAGTCCTTCTACAATGCTGCCAGTAAAAAATgacaacaataataatcatgAGAATGATGATATGGAGCTGCATTGCGCAGCTCAAGATGCTCTTTTAAGGGTTCATGATAGAATAGTGGACGAAGATATAAAGGATGGTAACGATAATATGGTAGTTGCGCGCCTGCTTGTTCCAAACAATACAGTTGGGTGCCTCTTGGGAAAAAAAGGTGATGTTATCCAGAGGTTAAGGAGTGAAACTGGTGCAAGCATACGTGTTATGCCTACAGATCAGCTTCCTGCGTGTGCAATGAGTACTGATGAGTTAGTGCAG ATATCAGCCAAACCAGATGTTGCAAAAGGAGCTCTCTATCAAGTGTCTACATTATTGCATCAAAATCCACGCAAAGATAAACCGCCATCAAGAAGCCAAATCAGCGGGGGCCAAGGATTGCATCGTTCTGGCCCCACCTTTGAAAATATGCCTCCAATGAATTTAATGCAATCTGAGCGTGGGCCAAATGCACGTGGTGCACCATCTGCTCCGTGGATGGGTGGATTTGGTAACGAGCCCTCCAGATTTGGACCTAACGGTTATGGTGGTGATATCAGTGCTGCACTTATAGAGGAGACCCCAACTGAGTTTTCAATAAAACTTCTATGCTCTGCAGCTAAAATTGGAGGTGTGATTGGTAAGGGGGGATCCAATGTGAGGCAGTTACAGCAAGACACTGGAACCAACATACATGTGGATGAAGCTTCTAGTGAGTCGGAGGAACGAGTGATCCGTGTATCTTCACTTGAG GCTTTAACGATCCCAAGGTCACAGACAATTGATGCAGTTCGTTTTCTTCAAGATAAAACGAGTGAACACAATGAAAAAGGGCTAATTACTACAAGACTTCTTATACCATCTAGTAAGGTCGGCTGCATCATTGGACAAGGAGGCCAGGTAATTAATGAGATGAGGAGAAGAACGAAAGCAGATATCCGTGTGTACTCTAAGGAAGAAAAGCCCAAGTGTGCTGGTGAAGATGAAGAGCTTGTGCAG gtgTCTGGGAGTTACAGTGTTGCTAAAGATGCTTTGACTGAGATTGCATCAAGATATAGAGCCAGATGTTTACGAGATATGCAAACTGGAACGGAGCCTGCTCCAGCTTCAGGATACATGCCACGAGGAAACTTAGCTAGTGAAGGACCATCTCCCTCTGGTGTTATAAGAGGTGGTCGCCCAGGGGGCTATGAAACTTTTCAG GGTGTTGGAAGACACTTTGAACCTCGTGGTTATCCTGCCCCTCCTCCTAGGGAATATGAACCTCATGGTTATTCTGCCCCTCCTCCTAGGGAATATGAACCTCATGGTTACCCAGTCCCTCCACGTGCCTCTGG ATATCCCGGTGCTGTGGATATGAAGATGCCAAACAGTGGTCGGGGTTCTGGTATGGGACCTGGAGTTCATAACACTAGTGAG GCTACAGAAACAAGGCTTCAAGATCCATATGCTGTTGGTGCGGAACCTGCTGCGGAGATGCATGGTTCTCAACATTTGAATGCTAGCCATGGTGCTGATGTCTACCAAGGATACACTGGTCCTGGTGGACAAAATCGTCCTCCTCAGGCGCCTTACCATGATAACTACGGTACTCAGCAAGGTCCCTTTCCCGATATGAACCCTTCACACACATCATATAACagcaccactaccaccaccactagCACCCACCCGCCCTACCCCCCTCAACAAGGCCATTACCCAGAATCTGCTTATCAGTACGGACACTAG